A DNA window from Budorcas taxicolor isolate Tak-1 chromosome 14, Takin1.1, whole genome shotgun sequence contains the following coding sequences:
- the RBM12B gene encoding RNA-binding protein 12B: MAVVIRLLGLPFIAGPVDIRHFFTGLTIPDGGVHIIGGEIGEAFIIFATDEDARRAVSRSGGFIKDSSVELFLSSKAEMQKTIEMKRTDRMGRERPGSGASGVGSLSNFVEAIKEEGSNSGYGSPINQDAGFHTNGTGHGDLRPRKTRPLTAENPYLFLRGLPYLVNEDDVRVFFSGLCVDGVIFLKHHDGRNNGDAIVKFASCIDASGGLKCHRSFMGSRFIEVMQGSEKQWIDFGGTLIKEGDISMRTEEHTSPRGINDRHFRKRSHSKSPRRTCSRSPLGFYVHLKNLSVSINKRDLRNFFRDTDLTNEQIRFLYKDERRTRYAFVMFKTLKDYNTALGLHKTVLQYRPVYIDPVSREQMLKFIECYEKKRPASTEKERLGQVSQKHSQEGYSGQKLCIYIRNFPFDVTKVEVQKFFADFSLAEDDICLLYDDKGVGLGEALVKFKSEEQAVKAERLNRRRFLGTEVLLRLISEAQMQEFGVNFSSMPSERMHDHSQSCDRDDHSHSFDSNDPPVYSGGPAENFRHQQEDLRQLDNFKHPQGDFRPPDRRPPEDFRHSPEDFRRSPENFRRLREEHFRRPPEDDFRHSREEDFRYPREEDWRRPPEEDFRRPPKEDFRRPQEEDWRRPPEGDLRRPPEEDWRRPPEEDFRRLPPGEWRRQPEEDFRRPPEEDFRRPPEEDFRRLHQEDFRRSPEEDFRGSPEDFRRPPPEHFRRPPPEHFRRPPPDHFRRPPPEHFRRPPQEHFRRPPQEHFRRPSQEHFRRPPQELFRRPPQEHFRRPREEDFRHPQDEDFRGPPDEDFRHPSEEDFRSSQEEDFRSPSDEDFRRLPEEDLREAPEEDSRVPDSFRLPGEEFRSPPDFRSHRPFVNFGRPEGGKFDFGKRNMGSFPEGRFMPDPKLNCNSGRVTPIKIMNLPFKANVNEILDFFHGYRIIPDSVSIQYNEQGLPTGEAIVAMINYNEAMAAIKDLNDRPVGPRKVKLILL; the protein is encoded by the coding sequence ATGGCTGTAGTCATCCGTTTACTGGGGCTTCCTTTTATTGCGGGGCCTGTGGATATCCGTCACTTCTTCACGGGATTGACTATTCCTGATGGAGGAGTGCATATAATTGGAGGGGAAATTGGGgaggcttttattatttttgcaacaGATGAAGATGCAAGACGTGCCGTAAGTCGTTCAGGAGGGTTTATCAAAGATTCATCTGTAGAGCTCTTTCTTAGTAGTAAAGCAGAAATGCAGAAGACTAttgaaatgaaaagaactgaccgCATGGGAAGAGAGAGACCAGGATCTGGGGCATCAGGGGTTGGCAGCTTATCTAATTTTGTTGAGGCTATTAAAGAAGAAGGAAGTAATTCTGGATATGGTTCTCCGATTAATCAAGATGCTGGGTTTCATACTAACGGTACAGGACATGGTGATTTAAGGCCAAGAAAGACAAGGCCATTGACAGCTGAGAATCCTTACTTGTTTCTACGAGGCTTGCCTTACTTAGTAAATGAAGATGATGTACGTGTCTTTTTCTCTGGTTTATGTGTGGAtggagtaatttttttaaagcatcatgATGGCCGAAATAACGGTGATGCCATAGTAAAATTTGCCTCATGTATTGATGCTTCAGGAGGTCTTAAATGTCATAGAAGTTTTATGGGTTCAAGATTTATTGAAGTAATGCAAGGCTCAGAAAAACAGTGGATTGATTTTGGAGGTACTTTAATTAAGGAAGGTGACATTTCTATGAGGACAGAAGAACATACATCACCAAGAGGAATTAATGATAGACATTTTCGGAAACGATCTCATTCAAAATCTCCCAGAAGAACATGTTCTCGTTCTCCTCTTGGATTTTATGTTCACTTAAAAAATCTGTCTGTAAGTATTAACAAAAGagatttaagaaatttttttagaGATACTGATCTGACAAATGAACAAATTAGGTTTTTATATAAAGATGAAAGAAGAACAAGATATGCCTTTGTGATGTTCAAGACTCTGAAAGACTATAACACTGCTCTGGGTTTACATAAGACTGTTTTACAATATCGTCCAGTTTATATTGATCCAGTTTCTAGGGAACAGATGCTGAAGTTCATTGAATGTTATGAAAAGAAAAGACCAGCatcaacagagaaagagagacttgGACAGGTCTCACAAAAACACTCTCAAGAAGGCTACTCTGGCCAGAAATTGTGCATATATATAAGAAATTTTCCATTTGATGTTACAAAAGTTGAAGTGCAGAAGTTCTTTGCTGACTTTTCCCTTGCTGAGGATGACATTTGCTTGCTTTATGATGACAAAGGAGTTGGTCTAGGAGAAGCGTTGGTGAAATTCAAATCAGAAGAACAGGCCGTGAAAGCTGAACGTTTAAACCGACGGAGATTCTTGGGGACAGAGGTGTTGTTAAGGCTCATATCTGAGGCACAAATGCAGGAGTTTGGTGTAAATTTTTCTTCAATGCCTAGTGAAAGAATGCATGACCATTCACAGTCTTGTGATAGAGATGATCATTCCCATTCGTTTGACTCAAATGATCCACCAGTATACTCAGGTGGCCCTGCGGAAAACTTTAGGCATCAGCAAGAGGACTTGAGGCAACTGGACAATTTCAAGCATCCTCAGGGGGATTTCCGACCACCTGATAGACGCCCTCCAGAAGACTTTAGGCATTCCCCAGAGGATTTCAGGCGGTCCCCGGAAAACTTCAGGCGCCTTCGGGAGGAACACTTCAGGCGACCTCCTGAGGATGACTTCAGGCACTCTCGGGAGGAGGATTTCCGGTACCCAAGGGAGGAGGACTGGAGGCGGCCACCTGAGGAGGATTTCAGGCGACCTCCCAAAGAAGACTTCAGGAGACCTCAGGAGGAGGACTGGAGGCGCCCCCCAGAGGGAGACTTAAGGAGGCCACCTGAGGAGGATTGGAGGCGGCCTCCTGAGGAAGACTTCAGGCGGCTTCCCCCAGGGGAATGGAGGCGACAACCTGAGGAAGACTTTAGGCGGCCCCCGGAGGAGGATTTCAGGCGCCCTCCTGAGGAGGACTTCCGGCGACTCCACCAGGAGGACTTCAGGCGGTCTCCTGAGGAGGATTTCCGAGGTTCTCCTGAGGACTTCAGGCGGCCACCCCCGGAACACTTCCGGCGGCCGCCCCCAGAGCACTTCCGACGGCCCCCGCCAGATCACTTCCGTCGGCCGCCCCCGGAGCACTTCCGGCGACCACCTCAGGAGCACTTCCGGCGACCACCTCAGGAGCATTTCCGGCGGCCATCCCAGGAGCATTTTAGACGACCGCCTCAGGAGCTTTTCAGGCGGCCACCCCAGGAACATTTCAGGCGCCCCCGAGAGGAAGATTTTAGGCACCCACAGGATGAAGATTTCAGGGGCCCTCCGGATGAAGACTTTAGGCACCCTTCTGAAGAGGACTTCAGGAGTTCTCAGGAGGAAGATTTTAGAAGCCCTTCTGATGAGGACTTCAGGCGGCTCCCGGAGGAAGACCTCAGGGAAGCTCCAGAGGAGGACTCCAGAGTTCCTGACAGTTTTAGACTTCCTGGTGAGGAGTTTAGGAGCCCCCCTGATTTTAGAAGTCATCGTCCTTTTGTGAATTTTGGTCGCCCAGAAGGTGGCAAATTTGATTTTGGAAAGCGTAATATGGGAAGTTTTCCTGAGGGGAGATTTATGCCTGATCCAAAATTAAATTGTAATTCAGGTAGAGTAACGCCTATTAAGATAATGAATCTTCCATTTAAAGCTAATGTTAATGAGATTTTAGACTTTTTCCATGGTTACAGAATCATACCTGATTCAGTTTCAATACAGTATAATGAGCAAGGATTACCTACAGGGGAAGCCATTGTTGCCATGATAAACTACAATGAAGCTATGGCTGCTATTAAAGATCTGAATGATAGACCAGTTGGCCCCCGCAAGGTTAAGTTAATTTTGCTCTAG